tctgaaaagtaaaaatagatgtgtggatagcacatcccctTCCACACATCCCCTTGCATAAACAAATGTTCACATCCATGTGAAATTATTGCATGGGGCCGGCCAATGAACCCTTTTAAATTTATCAATGTCATCCCAACATGAACAGCACAAGGCAGCCCAAATGGCCAGCCCTAAAATGCAACTGGAACACAGATGTTTCTCCTGTTTTTTGGCGGATTATCTTAATGGTTACTAGAACGAGTCTCCCTGTTCCCTCAGTGTAGTTTAGAGTACGAATATCgattgtattcaaataaggagcAAAATCTATTAACAGACTTGTTAAATACAAAGTTGAGGACAAGCATTTCTTCTTTAAGATTTTCCAAGTGACAAAACCCACTATGATAAACATCCCTGTAAACTCGGGTATGTTTTCAACAACCGCATCAAGCAGACTTAAAGGGGAAAACATATCCGCAAGAGGAGTTGGGTCAAATTGAATCGTCGGATTCATCAGAGTCACTTCTATCGGGATCCCCAGCATTTGTAGCTGCCTCTGGGACATCAGGTTGTGATACAGGTTCTTCAACGGGCTTTTTACTTGCATTACGAGCATCTCCGTCTCCATCCTTTTCTTGCTCAGCTGCTTCAACATGTGAGCCTAGTCAATTTAAGGATAAGCAAAACAGACCATGCAGACTCTGCACATCTGATACAAATCTACTAATCTAGTGTGTCACAACAAGGCAACAAGGTCGAATTCATCATTCAATTGGAAAGGAAATTTCTCCATTGATAATCCAAACGGTTCACATGCTTTGACATAAACAATCTCAAATTTGTAACCTAAGAAACATGAGAACTTCAAAAGAAATATCGTCAAAAAGAGGAAACATGACCAACAGAGCAGTTAAACGCATGTCAGTAATTTAAGTGGCCTCAAACATCAGAAAATGGCATTCAAGCAGGCTTGAGACTAGAACCAATAGCAGTGGGGATCCTATTTCTCACTTAACAGAAGAATTCATATTGCCTTTTTCACAAAATGATAACAGGAAAGTAATGAAACATAATATGTGAGGATATCAATATTATCAGCTGGTCCGCTTATACTAATATTCAGTAGGTCTTCCTCAACACGCCGGACAAGCTCAGGCTGTAAAATGCAAGAAAATTGCAATCAGTAAAAGCATCCAGATATGAAAGAATATTGCAATAAGATgaagctgaaaaaaaaaatccaagtaAAGAGGCTAACGATACATTTAGATCAGGTTCCCTGCGAAATCTTCGCTTTCGAGCATCCCTCATTGGAGGGGTGAGGCCATGCCTGTACTCCACTGTATCTGGAGCTGGATCATTCGGGTCTCTAACCATAATCATCTGTTAAAACCACAAATTTTCGAATAAATCCCTTAGAAATTAAGCACTGATCTATTTAACTGCTTCAATATTGATATACGAGACACACCTGACCAATATCTGCTGTCTTAATTAACACACTATCATCATATGTTTTGAAGGACTCCACAACACAAGGAAGATCAAACAGTGATGCGGGGAAATGGTCATTGCCAATGACAAATGTGCCAGTCCTGCCATCCTCTGCATGATATTTCAAGTTTACAAGTGAAACATTTGGTGAAACAGGGAAAAACATAGTATTAAACAACTATGGTAGAAATTCATCGTTGTTACTTGTCCATCACTAGTTGGCTAGTTGTCCATAAAACATACTAGAAACGAAAGTTGATCGAGAAATTGATTTTTAAAAAAAGAGCTACAGGCATAAGTAGGCAAAACACAAGATTAAATATGGGCATTTCTGAATGTGGAGGTATGATTTTACACACATGCCAAAGTACTATAACTGCGAAAACCTTTGAACAAATCTCACATATCTGCTCGACACTAAACCCAAAAGGTGCACGATACTGGCATGCATCTGCATTATACTATGTTGTGCCTTGGTCCGTTCGTCGGTGtggaaacgagattcagattacaacctcaccaaatcacacatagttgaacaaaataaaatacaagaaataaagacactgagaaatttacgaggttcggcaaaaacatGCCTACGTCGctggagagatattgctcttcactatgagaatatcagaacaagtacacatgagttaaatcaacataacccaatcttgaatcccttgcacacccactcataaaattttcccaagagcctcactctaccccaagagttctttcactataatacttttcactctaactctcttgattttctctcaacccatGTTCAACCTTTCTAATGGGAGAGTCGAATGCTCTCCCCACCTTGGATGTTTTTCTGGCTGCCATCTCACACACGGCAAGCCCCTTCTTTTTGTGCATGAAAAATGTCTTCACTTATAGGCATGCACCATCAACTATGTCAACAACCAAGACTAAAAAAGTCTTAAGTTCACTTGGCATTTTCAACACCTAGCTTCCCTAACATgcaacctttttctttctttacatTAAATTACAAAGAAAGCAAGCACAATTGCATGAAAGCAAACCAAAGGTTACAAATCATGCTCCTAACATCCAcaaaacatgcttccaaagtccaaaagcAAACCTACTTTTGCTTGTCCTTTGTAGCACTCCACATGGTTGAGAGGAAATGGTTGCCAACTCATAATtatatgagccaaacacaacaatCTCCACATTGGCGAATATACAGTGCAAAAATCCTTGCACCATCACCAATGTCCATTGGCCTTACGTACCAGCATACACACCCTAAATCAACCTCGTTGGTCCTGTTCCGATTCAATAATTGCCAATGCATGTGCAGCTGCTGCAAGCTAAAAATCACCATTTAGCTTCAGACATGATCTCGACACATCTTCGTCTCCTCCAGCAGGTTTTTCTCCTCTTCATTGTCTGCAACCTGGAAAATCGTCAGCGCGCCCGTTTCCAGCAACAACCCATCGAGCCAGACAAAATTCCCACACTTCCTCCTACCTCAGGACTATCTGATCACCTGTGAATCCTATAGCTCCACCTGTTGCAAAACCCCTGCAACACTTGAGACTATAAATCACCAAGAGAAGTGTTGCTTCTAAGTACCTAGAGGGCATACTCGAAGTCTTCCACCACAAACTTGCTACAACCTGGCCTAGCACAAACTTGCTACAACCCGACCTAGCACCTGTAGCACTGTGGACCCTTGCCTCCGGAACCGGATCTGAACCTGTTCTCTCTCAGATcctctttccaattttcttccaCGATTCCAACCTTGAACAGCTAAAGCAGTCTTGTGCCCAACACCATCCATGGTCATCTTCTTTTGTGTATCATTCCACACCAAAGAAGCTTGCACCTGCTCCAAACTTACTATATCTTTCCATGCAGTAAAGTTTCACAAGGTTCTCGTACGAATCTAAAAGTGAGGTAAAAAGAAAGAGGCATTTGTCGTCTTcctcaacatcaactttcgcaGTTGATCCAAGCATCTTGAACATGTCTTCAGGCTTCCATTACTCTCCTTTACCAAGAGCAAAACCGCCTCTCCCATTAAACTGGTCAACTGAAAGTTCCATGGTGAACAACAAATCTGGACCTCCAACGAACCAAGCCTCCaactatgctctgataccaattgttgtgccttgGTCCGTTATTCAGCgcggaaacgagattcagattacaacctcatCAAATCACACATAgttgaacaaaataaaatataagaaataaaaacactgagaaatttacgaggttcggcaaaaataTGCCTATgtccccggagagatattgcttttcactatgagaataacagtacaagtacacatgagttaaatcaacataacccaaTCCTGAATCCCTTGCACACCCACTCATATAATTTTCCtaagagcctcactctaccccaaaagttctttcactagaatacttttcactctagctctcttgattttctctcaacccatgttcaacctttcccatgggagagccgaatgctctggTATTGTGTTTGGCTTATATAATTATGAGTTGACAACCATTTCCTCTCAACCATGTGGAGTGCTACAAAGGAAAAGCAAACGTAGGTTTgcttttggactttggaagcatgttttgTGGATGTTGGGAGCATGATCCTTAACCTTTGGTTTGCTTTCATGCAATTGTGCTTGCTTTCTTTGTAATTTAatgtaaagaaagaaaaagattgcATGTTAGGTAAGCTAGGTGTTGAAAATGCCATGTGAACTTAAGACTTTTTTAGTCGGTTGTTGACATAGTTGATGGTGCATGCCTATAAGTGAAGGTATTTTTCATGCACAAAAAAAAGGGGCTTGCCGTGTGTGAGATGGCAGCCAGAAAAGCATCCAAGGTGGAGAGAGCATTCGACTCTCCCATGGGAAAGGTTGAACatgggttgagagaaaatcaagagagctagagtgaaaagtattttaatgaaagaactcttggggtagagtgaggctcttgggaaaattctatgagtgggtgtgcaaGGGATTCGGGATTGGGTTATattgatttaactcatgtgtacttgtactgttattcttatagtgaagagcaatatctcttcGGGGACGTAGGCATGTTTTTgctgaacctcgtaaatttcttagtatctttatttcttgtattttattctgttcaactatgtgtgatttggtgaggttgtaatctgaatctcgtttccgcactGACGAACGAACTAAGTCACAACATACTAAAAGTTCATGAGTTTAAGGAAAAGGTTAACACAACCAGGCATCACACAAATCACCACCAAGAATCATACACCACAAGACAATGCATAACATCAATATCACACATACCAAATGGCTGTAAAATGCCACCATCACAACTGCAACATAACAAAAGAAGCTTCAAACCGACAAAGTATACTATTTGCCAAAACTAGGGCCTGACTAGGACTACTCCCGAAGGAGCTAAAAGCACTTCCTAACTTAGAAGTGGTTGAGGGTTGTTGAACCACTTTCTGGGAAAGCAAGTGCTTTTCCAAGCACTTGGAATTGCAAAAAAAATCTTGACGTGTTTATAATAAAAGCGTTTGTGAGCAAAAGTGCTTCTCACAAAAGCAGTCCCATAACGGGTCattatttctttcaaatcaCTCCCCCCCCACCCCAAAAGACAATCCAAGTTCGAACCAATCACTCCCATGCATAAGCAATATCAGCAAATTCCAACCATCACTAATGAAGCTACTTAATAACAAACATATTAATCCTTAAACACTGATAATTACGTCCCCAATTGGTCCTCATTAGCAAAACGCATTCAATACAACATATTAATTTACAATTAATAAATACTTAAAACGCAATTCAATCCAGTAAAATGAGGTTTCTTTCTGACCTCCGAATGACAAATCCAACGACTTGTCGTCGGTAGAAGCGTTTTCGCCCAGAAGGCGGTCCAGTCGCTCTGCAACAGAAGGTGGGACTTTGAGCACGAACTGCTCCTCCATCACTGCGAAAAAACGGCACCATATCAGCCTGAATACGAGCGCAAAAAGGGAGAATAAACCCTAGATGCGAAGCAAATGCACAATGAATTCAGAATTTCGGTCCTAATTGTAAACTAAATTCGGTGCCGGAGAGATTACCTAAGAGAAAATCAATGTCAGAAGGAGAGAAATTGGACAGCTCTGCTCGTGTGACCAATTAAGGATGCGAGATACGGGACAATCAAACAAAGCATTTGAGAAGGGTATTTTCGAAAATAAGGTAGTAAGAATAAAAAACGGTAGCTTAGTTGTAAATGTCGGATTAGAGTcttatttaaaactaaaagctAGAGGTTTTGGATCCGAAACCTGTTGTTAACGTGGACGCCAGACTTTTGAcaggaggctgaaatgcctcaaTAAATCTTTTTGGCCCCTGAAAATAGTAGATAATGGCTCGTCACTCGTGGTTtcctttaagaaaaaaaaaggtaataagaaaggaattggatcctctccgaggtAACCCTCGGGATCCTATTGATCGGTATTAGTGGACTGTTGAATTTTTATCTAATGATTATAAATAAGAGagtatttaaaatttataataattgtaaccattAAATATAAATCTAATGCCCACTAACTACGATCAAGATAATCCCGAGGGtttgcctcggagaggatccaattccaatAAGAAAACGGGTAACCCTAAACAAAAGACACTTTTATATAAACTCCTACGGATATTCATCTATCTATCGACGCTGTGTCTGGGCGTTTTCAGAGccaaaacaaaagcaaaccACCGCCGTCGACTTCCAGGTCCTCAACCTCAATCCATCCTCTCCGATTCTCCGCCttcaggtctctctctctctctctatctctctctctctctctctctctcagtatGTTTGCACATTGTTAGGGTTAGAGTTCGGAGCTCGGGAGTTTATGCCTGTTAGGGTTTATGTATTCGCAATGAATTTTTTCAAATTGGTAATTTTTCTCCCAAATATATGGTTATAATTCCTGATTAATGTAGCCAATTTCACTTATGAATTTAgtgtttgaaaaaaaagatCCAAGTAAAAGGTtgttgtaaaaacaaaataaatttgggGGCTTTTTTTCCATGGATTTGTTGTTCTTGTTTTTACGTAGTAATTTTGCTTTATTGCGCAGAACTTGAGCCGGGCTCGAATGTTTTTACTTGAAATTTTGGTTCTTGATTGTTGGATTCAGTGGGTACTTACAGATAGTTTTTGTGATGttgtaatatttttcttttgaagtttCTAATGAATTTTTGAAATTGGTCAGGAGGCTGCTGACAGTTCATAATGAGGGGAAGGAGTTACAGTCCATCACCACCACCGAGGGGAGGATATGGTAGGAGGGGACAACGAAGTCCTAGCCCCAGGGGTCGCTATAGCGGTGGTCGAGGTAGCAGCAGAGATCTTCCTACAAGCCTTCTAGTTCGCAACCTTCGCCATGATTGCAGGTTTGTTGTGGTTAACACACGTCAtctcttttttatttgaaacaTTCGATTTGCATTGCAAATTTTGTGTACGGGAGTGTGATGGCTGTTTTAAGGGGGAAGGTACAAAAAGGCATGTTATTTTGAATTTATGACTTAATGAGCTGTTGTCTTATTATGTGTTTTATCACAGGCCAGAAGATCTCCGCAGGCCATTTGGGCAGTTTGGTGTGCTTAAGGACATCTACCTGCCAAAGGATTACTATACTGGGTGAGCATATCAGAGTAACGTTAGTTGAATATCATGATGaaataataattttgtttttctgtatATGTTTAAGTATTCGTTTTTTGTATGTATATTTTACCTTATGAGTAGAAATTTCATAGTTTTCTGCTTGCTTATTTTCCATGATTTCTGAAACTATGGCATGATTTTGCAAGCTTTTGCAACACTGGTGTAGCAAATTTAAATTAAGTTTTAGATATAAGCTATCTTGTAGATGGGATCTCTATGGTTGAACTTCTCTTGTTATGTAATTGCTATGATGTGTTTTTGCGTGCTTCTGTACCCacattttattttaatgaaaaccaGAGCTTTTAAGCGAACGAGGGTTGGCTTAGTTGGTAAGGTTGCGCGCTTTATAAATTCCTACGTAAATCCATACTGATGGCAGCTGGCAGTTAGGTGTCGCACATAAGTCCTTTAGGCTCGAGGTTGTGGGTATGCCTTGGTGCTGG
This window of the Malus domestica chromosome 03, GDT2T_hap1 genome carries:
- the LOC103418657 gene encoding transcription initiation factor TFIID subunit 7-like codes for the protein MEEQFVLKVPPSVAERLDRLLGENASTDDKSLDLSFGEDGRTGTFVIGNDHFPASLFDLPCVVESFKTYDDSVLIKTADIGQMIMVRDPNDPAPDTVEYRHGLTPPMRDARKRRFRREPDLNPELVRRVEEDLLNISISGPADNIDVEAAEQEKDGDGDARNASKKPVEEPVSQPDVPEAATNAGDPDRSDSDESDDSI